The DNA region ACGCTGGTGGCCGACCGGATGTCGGGCCGAACCGACCATCCGCTCGGATCCAGCGGTCTGTCAGAGCATTTCGTGACCGCGCTGCGGGCCGAGTCGCATGAGGCCCAGCACCCGGTGGCCGATGCGCTGCCGCTGGTGACGGTGGCCGCCAGCCTCGGCGAGTTGCAACTGCTCTACCCCGCCAAGGCCTGAGCCCCCGTCCCGCCCAACGGTGAGTTTGGGCCGCAAAGTGCGAGTGGCTTCCGGCATTTCGTCAATCTCGGCGATCAGGTCATGCCGAGGCGACCAGCGAGCGAGCGTCCTCCTCACCGAACGAATCCTCCAGGTGCACCGGCGAATAGTCGACGTCGATCTCCTCGACCGGGCGGCCGCGGGCGCTGCTGATGGTGCCGAAGCGCCGCATGCCCTTGTCGGCGGAGTACTTCATGAACTCCTCCGGATCCAACCCGAACGGAATGTCGGAGCCGTACAACGCAAAGCCATCCTCGGTGAGGCCCAGCGCCAGCGGCAGCAGCTCGTTCATCCGCGTCTCGAATACGGCCCAGTTGGTGTCGTCGGCGGCCACATGCCGCCGACATGTGAAGGTGCCCCACGCCATGTGCCGTCGCTCGTCGTCGCCGATGCGTCGGACCAACTCCTGCATGCCGGGCAGGATGCCGCGGTCCACGCAAATCTTGTGCCACGCATAGTATCCCGTGAGCGCCAGCATGCCCTCGACCACGTGGTTGTACACCACCGACGCGCGGACCTGGGCGGCCGGCGAGGGGTCGACGTACAGCGCCTCCAGCGATTCCGGCAGCTCCTCGTAGAACATCCGCCGGTACGACGGTAGGTCGTCGAAGTAACCGTGCAGGTCGTCGGTGACCCCGACGGCGTCGAGCCACATCCGGAAGACCTGGGTGTGCTTGGCTTCTTCGAAGGCGAACTGCGTCAAGTACATCTCGTCACCGAGGCGGCCCTCGACCTGCATCGCGCGCATGAACGGCTGGATATCCTTGGTGACGGCTTCCTCACCGGCGATGAACTGGGCGCACAAGCGGGTGGCGTAGTCGCGTTCCCGCTCGGTCAGTGCCTCCCAGTCGGCCCGGTCGCGGGAGAAATCGATATCCGCCGGGTTCCAGAACTTCGCGTTGCCACTGGCAAATAGCCGCAGCGGCAAGCTGTCCCAGTTCAGGCCGCCGGCTCTCATGGATTCGAAATGGGTGTGCGACATGCGTTGACCTCCTCAGGTCCGTTGGGCTGCTGGATCTGCGATCGGGGAGAATGCGGCCGCCAGCACCGCGACGAGCCGGCGCACGGCCAGTGCCGGCTGCTCGGGGGTGGGGTCGTCGAGTCCGAGGACCGGATCGATGCCGCGCACGTACGGCGCCAGCGCCAGGTGCGGGAAGATCATCAACAGCAACGACAGCAGCGCACCGGTGTCGGCGTCGGGGCGTAGGTCGTGCCGCGCCTGGGCGTCGTGCACCAGCGGCCGCAACACCTCGAGGTAGTGGCGGTGCAAGACACTGCGCACGCTGACGCGGGCATCGGCGTCGACCTCCAGGCTGGCTGCGGCATGCAGCGATCGCTCGCGCGGATGGTCGGCGAAATAGGCCACCCAGTCGTCGAGCAGGTCGGTGAGGAATTCGAAGAACGGCCGGTCCGGACCGAGTTCGCGGATGCGCGCTTCCATGTAGGTCCGGACGCGTTGACTGCCGATGTCCGCGATGAACGCGTACAGGTCGCGCTTGTCCGCAAAGTATTGGAACAGACTGCCTTTGGCGACCCCGGCGCGCCGGGCGATGACGTTCAGGCTGCCGCGGGAAAACCCGTGCGCGCCGAATTCGGCCTCCGCGGCTTCGATTATCGCCGCGCGCCGCGCCGGATCGACGCGTGCCCATGTAACCGTTGGCATCGGACCTCCCAGCACTCGATGACCACTGGTCATATTACTGTGACGGGCACCACAGTCAAGCCCCCCGCAGCGGGCAGCCGCCGACGGCCGTCACCGTTGGCGACGAGCGCCGGCGAACCACAGCGCTACCCGCGCCCGGGCCTCAGCCCACCCGGTGCGGCATCAACGCGTCCGGGGGGATGCTGCCGAACCGCCCCGCCTGAAAGTCCTCGAGCGCCTGGATAACCTCCGACTTCGAGTTCATCACGAACGGCCCGTAGTGGAAGACCGGCTCACGGATGGGTCGGCCGCCCAGCAGCAGCACCTCCAGCGCGGGCCGGTGGGAGTCCTGGCCGGCGTCGGCCGCCACGGTGATCCGATCGCCCGGCCCGAGCACCGCGAGCTGGCCCTGCTGGATCCGATGACGCACCGGGCCGATCGATCCCCGGCCGGAAAGCACATAGACCAAGGCGTTGAAGTCGCGGTTCCAGCCGGTGTTCAGCTCGGCACCGGGCGCAATGGTGGCGTGCGCCAACGTGATCGGGGTGTGCGTCGCGCCCGGCCCACGCTGGACGCCGGCCTCGGTGCCGAATTCCCCGGCTATCACCCTGATCAGTGCGCCGCCATCCGAGGACGACAGCAACTGCACCTGCGCGCCCTCGATCGACTGATACCGCGGGGCGGCGAACTTGTCCTTCTTGGGCAGGTTCACCCACAGCTGGACGCCGTGGAAGGCGCCGCCGCTCTCGACGAGTTCGGCGGGCGGGGTCTCGATGTGCAGAATCCCGGACCCGGCCGTCATCCACTGGGTGGCACCGTCGGCGATCAGGCCGCCGCCGCCGTGGGAATCCTGATGCGCGAACCGGCCGTCGATCATGTAGGTGACCGTCTCGAAGCCCCGGTGCGGGTGCCAGTCGGTACCGCGTGGTTCGCCGGGCTGGTACTCGATCTCGCCCATCTGGTCCATGTGCACGAATGGGTCGAGGTCGGCGGCACTGACGCCGGCGAAGGCGCGGACGACGGGAAACCCCTCGCCCTCGACTCCACGCGGACCGGTCGTGATGGACCGCACCGGCCGCTCGGTGTCGCCGGCGCCGGCCGGGCGGACTCGCGACAGGCTCAAGGTGTCTGCGGTGATTGCGGGCATGTGAGTACCTCCAGGTAGGTCAGAGCTACCCGATATAACCGGACTGCGGTCCGATTATTCCAGCGAGTCAGCTCAGCGCCGCCAGGGCGGCGGCCCGTGCCTCGGCGGCGCTCGCGGTCGCGAGCGCGGCCGCACCGGCCCGCCGACACTGCTCCAGGGTGACCGTCGACAGCTTGGCGCCCACCGCCATGACCGCCGCGGCGGCCGCCGACAACGACGTGATGCCCATCCCGACCAGCACACACGCCAGCAGCGGGTCCGCCGCGGCCTCGCCGCACACCCCCACCGGCTTACCGGCCGCGGTCCCGGCCTCGGCCGTCATCGCGACCAGGGCCAGCACGCCGGGCTGCCACGGATCGGTCAACGTCGCCAACTCGGCGGACATCCGATCGGCGGCCATCGTGTACTGCGCCAGATCGTTGGTCCCGATCGAGACGAAGTCGACGTGTTCGAGAATCCGTGCGGCCAGCAGCGCCGCGGCGGGAACCTCGATCATCACCCCGGGGATGAGGCCGTGGGCCCGGACCTTCGCCGCGAAGTCACGCGCCTCCTCGGGCGTGGCGATCATCGGGGCCATCACCCACGGCTGACTGTCGGTCTGCTCGGCGGCGGCGGCGATTCCGGCGAGCTGGTTGTCCAGGATCGCCGGGTTGCCGAACGACACCCGGATGCCGCGCACCCCGAGCGCCGGGTTGGCCTCCTCGGGCTGGCCGGCGAATTTCAGCGGCTTGTCCGAGCCGGCATCGAGGGTGCGGATCACCACCTTGTGCCCGGAAAACGGTTGCAGCACTTCACCGTAGATGCGCGCCTGCTCCTCGACGCTCGGCTCGGTCTCGGCGTTGAGGAAGCACAGCTCGGTGCGGAACAGACCGATCCCCTCGGCCGGTGTCGCGCGCGCGGCCCGTGCCGCGGCCCCGTCCTGCACGTTGGCCAGCACCGCCACCGGATGGCCGTCGGCGGTCGCACCGGGGCCCGACCAGTTCGCCATCGCCGCGGCCGCCTGCCGGGCGCGTTCGACCGCGGCGCCGGCCGTGGTGGCGTCGGGATCCACCGCGACGGTGCCCAGGGTGCCGTCGAGCAGGATCTTCGAGCCGACGGCGACGTCGTCGAGGCCGGTCACCGCCACCACGCACGGAATGCCCAACTGCCGCGCGATGATCGCGGTGTGGCTGGTGGGCCCGCCGAGCGAGGTCGCGAGTCCGATGATCAAGGCCGGGTCCAGACCCGCCGTGTCGGCCGGGGCGAGGTCGTCGGCGCACAGCACCGAGGGGACGTCGGGCAGCGGCACGCCCGGCTCGGGCAGGCCGGCGAGCTCGGCGATCACCCGGTCCCGGATGTCACGCAGGTCGGTGACCCGCTCGGCCATCAACCCGCCCATCTTGGTGAACATCTCGACGAACTGCTCGACGGCCTCGGTGGTCGCCCGCACCGCGGGCGTCCCCGCGCCGATGCGTTTCTCGGCGGCGCCGAGCCAGGCCCGGTCGGTGGCCAACTGCGCGGTGGCCCCCAACACCTCCGAGGCCGCGCCGGTGGCGTGCGCGGCCCGGTCCCGCAGTCGGGTCGCCACGGCGTGCGCCGCGGCGCTGAACCGGGCGGCCTCGGCTTCCCGGTCGGCCTCGACCAGCTCCGTCGGTGCACTCAGGTCCTCGGGGGCGGGCGGTCGTCCGGGCCGGATCGCCGGGGCGTACGCGACGCCCGGCACCACCGGTACGCCCTGGAGCACGACACCGAGCGCCGCACCCTGTGAAGTCGCAGCAGTTGTGGGAGTCATGTGAACCAGGTTACATCCAAACCTTGACAAGACAACACAAACAAGCGTAAAACAACACGTATCAACATTGGAGTGCCGGTCGTGGCCCTCACGGCCACCCGATCCGTACCCAACCGACCCTAGTCCCGCCCCGACCTCGGAGTCCCCTCTTGTATCCGGAAGAGCGTCAGCAGGCCATCGCCGCCCTGGTGCTGGCGCGCGGGCGGGCCTCGGTGGCCGAACTCGCCGAGACCTACGCGGTGACCACCGAAACCGTGCGGCGCGACCTGGCCGTGCTGGATCGCTCCGGCCTGGTGCGTCGCGTCCACGGCGGCGCGGTTCCGGTGCGGGCGCTGCGCGTCGTCGAACCGGACGTCTCCGAGCGCGACAGCACCCGCGCCAGCCACAAGGACGCGATCGCGCTGGCCGCCGTGGGCTTCTGTCCGGTGGCCGGGGCCAGCGTGCTTTTCGACGCCGGCACCACCACCGCCCGGATCGCCGGACTGCTGCCCGCCGACCGCGAACTGGTGGTCGTCACCAACTCGGTGCCGATCGCCGCGCGCCTGGCCACGATGCCCGCCGTCAGCCTGCACCTGCTCGGCGGCCGGGTGCGCGGGGTCACCCAGGCGGCGGTCGGCGAACCGGTGCTGCGCGCGTTGGACACGTTGCGCGTCGACGTCGCGTTCATCGGCACCAACGGCATCAGCGTCGAGCACGGACTGTCCACCCCGGACAGTGACGAGGCCGCCGCCAAGAGAGCCATGGTGTGCAGCGCGAACTACGTTGTGGTGGTAGCCGATTCATCCAAGGTCGGGCGCGAGGACTTCGTCAGCTTCGCGCCGATCGAGAAGGTCGACACCGTGGTGACCGACAGCGAGATCAGCGACGTCGACCGCCGGGCGCTGATCGAACACGGAGTAGAGGTGGTTGTGGCATGACTGCGACAGCGGGGGATTCGGCCGTCGTCACCGTGACACCGAACCCGAGCATCGACCGCACCATCACCCTGGGGGGCCCGCTGACCCGCGGCGCGGTGCACCGAGTGCAATCGGTGTCCAACGAGCCCGGCGGCAAGGGCGTCAACGTCGCACGGGCACTCACGCTCGCCGGAGTCGAAGCCCGCGCGCTGCTGCCCGCCGCCCCCGATGACCCCTTTCTGACGGTGCTGGCCCCGACCTGCGTCCCGTTCGCCGCGGTGCCGGTCGCCGGCACCGTCCGAACCAACCTCGCCATCACCGAAACTGACGGCACTACAACGAAACTCAATGAACCGGGCGCCGAACTCGACGCGGCCTCGCTCACGGCGCTGACCGAAGCCGTGCTCACCCACGCCGCGGCGGCGCAATGGGTGGTGCTGTCCGGATCGCTGCCGCCGGGAGTACCGGAGGGCTGGTACGCCGAGGTGGTGGCACTGCTCGCCGGGCTGAGGTGCAAGGTCGCGGTCGACACCTCGGAGGGCCCGCTGTTGGCGCTGGCCGCCGGCTTCGAGCGCGCCGCCCCGGACCTGATCAAGCCCAACTCCGAGGAACTGGCCAGCCTCGCCGGCGCCGATCCCGAACTGTTGGAACAGGCTGTCCACCAGGGTGATCCGAGGCCGGTCGTCGACGCCGCCACCGCACTGGTCAACCGCGGCGTCGGTGCGGTGTTGGCCACCCTCGGCGCGGCC from Mycolicibacterium sp. MU0053 includes:
- a CDS encoding R2-like ligand-binding oxidase encodes the protein MSHTHFESMRAGGLNWDSLPLRLFASGNAKFWNPADIDFSRDRADWEALTERERDYATRLCAQFIAGEEAVTKDIQPFMRAMQVEGRLGDEMYLTQFAFEEAKHTQVFRMWLDAVGVTDDLHGYFDDLPSYRRMFYEELPESLEALYVDPSPAAQVRASVVYNHVVEGMLALTGYYAWHKICVDRGILPGMQELVRRIGDDERRHMAWGTFTCRRHVAADDTNWAVFETRMNELLPLALGLTEDGFALYGSDIPFGLDPEEFMKYSADKGMRRFGTISSARGRPVEEIDVDYSPVHLEDSFGEEDARSLVASA
- a CDS encoding TetR/AcrR family transcriptional regulator, coding for MPTVTWARVDPARRAAIIEAAEAEFGAHGFSRGSLNVIARRAGVAKGSLFQYFADKRDLYAFIADIGSQRVRTYMEARIRELGPDRPFFEFLTDLLDDWVAYFADHPRERSLHAAASLEVDADARVSVRSVLHRHYLEVLRPLVHDAQARHDLRPDADTGALLSLLLMIFPHLALAPYVRGIDPVLGLDDPTPEQPALAVRRLVAVLAAAFSPIADPAAQRT
- a CDS encoding pirin family protein, which gives rise to MPAITADTLSLSRVRPAGAGDTERPVRSITTGPRGVEGEGFPVVRAFAGVSAADLDPFVHMDQMGEIEYQPGEPRGTDWHPHRGFETVTYMIDGRFAHQDSHGGGGLIADGATQWMTAGSGILHIETPPAELVESGGAFHGVQLWVNLPKKDKFAAPRYQSIEGAQVQLLSSSDGGALIRVIAGEFGTEAGVQRGPGATHTPITLAHATIAPGAELNTGWNRDFNALVYVLSGRGSIGPVRHRIQQGQLAVLGPGDRITVAADAGQDSHRPALEVLLLGGRPIREPVFHYGPFVMNSKSEVIQALEDFQAGRFGSIPPDALMPHRVG
- a CDS encoding phosphoenolpyruvate--protein phosphotransferase; the protein is MTPTTAATSQGAALGVVLQGVPVVPGVAYAPAIRPGRPPAPEDLSAPTELVEADREAEAARFSAAAHAVATRLRDRAAHATGAASEVLGATAQLATDRAWLGAAEKRIGAGTPAVRATTEAVEQFVEMFTKMGGLMAERVTDLRDIRDRVIAELAGLPEPGVPLPDVPSVLCADDLAPADTAGLDPALIIGLATSLGGPTSHTAIIARQLGIPCVVAVTGLDDVAVGSKILLDGTLGTVAVDPDATTAGAAVERARQAAAAMANWSGPGATADGHPVAVLANVQDGAAARAARATPAEGIGLFRTELCFLNAETEPSVEEQARIYGEVLQPFSGHKVVIRTLDAGSDKPLKFAGQPEEANPALGVRGIRVSFGNPAILDNQLAGIAAAAEQTDSQPWVMAPMIATPEEARDFAAKVRAHGLIPGVMIEVPAAALLAARILEHVDFVSIGTNDLAQYTMAADRMSAELATLTDPWQPGVLALVAMTAEAGTAAGKPVGVCGEAAADPLLACVLVGMGITSLSAAAAAVMAVGAKLSTVTLEQCRRAGAAALATASAAEARAAALAALS
- a CDS encoding DeoR/GlpR family DNA-binding transcription regulator — encoded protein: MYPEERQQAIAALVLARGRASVAELAETYAVTTETVRRDLAVLDRSGLVRRVHGGAVPVRALRVVEPDVSERDSTRASHKDAIALAAVGFCPVAGASVLFDAGTTTARIAGLLPADRELVVVTNSVPIAARLATMPAVSLHLLGGRVRGVTQAAVGEPVLRALDTLRVDVAFIGTNGISVEHGLSTPDSDEAAAKRAMVCSANYVVVVADSSKVGREDFVSFAPIEKVDTVVTDSEISDVDRRALIEHGVEVVVA
- a CDS encoding 1-phosphofructokinase family hexose kinase, which produces MTATAGDSAVVTVTPNPSIDRTITLGGPLTRGAVHRVQSVSNEPGGKGVNVARALTLAGVEARALLPAAPDDPFLTVLAPTCVPFAAVPVAGTVRTNLAITETDGTTTKLNEPGAELDAASLTALTEAVLTHAAAAQWVVLSGSLPPGVPEGWYAEVVALLAGLRCKVAVDTSEGPLLALAAGFERAAPDLIKPNSEELASLAGADPELLEQAVHQGDPRPVVDAATALVNRGVGAVLATLGAAGAVLVDGTGAWLAAPPPITPRSTVGAGDSALAGYVRAAIAGAEEPRRLQMAVAYGSGAAALPGSALPSPAQIDLDAVRVISISPAPS